From the genome of Chroicocephalus ridibundus chromosome 1, bChrRid1.1, whole genome shotgun sequence, one region includes:
- the TMEM52B gene encoding transmembrane protein 52B isoform X1 encodes MHSPVMICFVLGCFLWFSQVRGEEGCLNTELCSGTEWDRLWYIWLVVAIGGLLLLCGLVSVCVRCCFHCRQTGEESGPQPYEVTVIAFDHDSTLQSTITSLHSVFGPAARRILAVAHSHNAAQGTPPLSASDTPPVYEEALHMSRFTVAKTGQKVPDLDPVPEEKLQASAEGKDAQPALPGH; translated from the exons ATGCATAGTCCAGTCATGATCTGCTTTGTTTTAGGATGTTTCTTATGG TTCTCCCAAGTGAGAGGTGAGGAAGGCTGTCTCAACACTGAACT CTGTTCAGGTACGGAGTGGGACCGTTTGTGGTACATCTG GCTGGTGGTGGCGATCGGTGGGCTGTTGCTCCTGTGTGGCCTGGTTTCCGTCTGTGTGAGATGCTGTTTTCATTGCCGTCAGACAGGGGAGGAATCGGGTCCTCAACCCTATGAGGTCACCGTCATTGCTTTTGATCATGACAGCACCCTTCAGAGCACCATTACCT CTCTCCATTCTGTGTTCGGGCCTGCTGCCAGGAGGATATTAGCGGTGGCACACTCCCATAACGCTGCGCAGGGAACGCCACCCCTCTCAGCATCAGACACTCCTCCAGTCTACGAAGAAGCTCTGCACATGAGCAGATTCACAGTTGCCAAGACGGGGCAGAAAGTGCCAGACCTGGATCCAGTGCCGGAGGAAAAACTGCAGGCATCTGCTGAGGGCAAGGATGCCCAGCCAGCCCTCCCAGGACACTAG
- the TMEM52B gene encoding transmembrane protein 52B isoform X2 — protein MFLMVLPSESCSGTEWDRLWYIWLVVAIGGLLLLCGLVSVCVRCCFHCRQTGEESGPQPYEVTVIAFDHDSTLQSTITSLHSVFGPAARRILAVAHSHNAAQGTPPLSASDTPPVYEEALHMSRFTVAKTGQKVPDLDPVPEEKLQASAEGKDAQPALPGH, from the exons ATGTTTCTTATGG TTCTCCCAAGTGAGAG CTGTTCAGGTACGGAGTGGGACCGTTTGTGGTACATCTG GCTGGTGGTGGCGATCGGTGGGCTGTTGCTCCTGTGTGGCCTGGTTTCCGTCTGTGTGAGATGCTGTTTTCATTGCCGTCAGACAGGGGAGGAATCGGGTCCTCAACCCTATGAGGTCACCGTCATTGCTTTTGATCATGACAGCACCCTTCAGAGCACCATTACCT CTCTCCATTCTGTGTTCGGGCCTGCTGCCAGGAGGATATTAGCGGTGGCACACTCCCATAACGCTGCGCAGGGAACGCCACCCCTCTCAGCATCAGACACTCCTCCAGTCTACGAAGAAGCTCTGCACATGAGCAGATTCACAGTTGCCAAGACGGGGCAGAAAGTGCCAGACCTGGATCCAGTGCCGGAGGAAAAACTGCAGGCATCTGCTGAGGGCAAGGATGCCCAGCCAGCCCTCCCAGGACACTAG